In one Bradyrhizobium cosmicum genomic region, the following are encoded:
- a CDS encoding MarR family winged helix-turn-helix transcriptional regulator: protein MTASTARAERRPSPRKRAGNGAARQHDADEIGLDALVGHAGYAVRRFQIWIFQDFIKTLGDVDIRPTQYSVLTVIGANPGLSQMAVAKRLGIERARLVHLLDSLEQRKLVKRVKSKTDRRSHALHLTAPGETALTKFKRLAAEHERHVEAKIGKENRERLLQILAGFT, encoded by the coding sequence GTGACAGCCAGCACTGCCCGAGCCGAGCGCCGCCCCTCCCCACGCAAGCGCGCCGGCAACGGCGCGGCGCGGCAACACGACGCGGACGAGATCGGCCTCGACGCACTGGTCGGGCACGCCGGCTACGCCGTGCGGCGCTTCCAGATCTGGATCTTCCAGGACTTCATCAAGACGCTTGGCGACGTCGATATCCGGCCGACGCAATATTCGGTGCTGACCGTGATCGGCGCCAATCCGGGGCTCTCGCAGATGGCGGTGGCAAAGCGCCTCGGCATCGAGCGCGCCCGGCTGGTGCACCTGCTCGACAGCCTCGAGCAGCGCAAGCTCGTGAAGCGGGTCAAATCGAAGACGGACCGGCGCTCCCACGCGCTGCATCTCACCGCGCCGGGCGAGACGGCGCTGACGAAGTTCAAGCGCCTCGCTGCCGAGCACGAGCGGCATGTCGAGGCGAAGATCGGCAAGGAGAACCGCGAGCGGCTGCTCCAGATCCTCGCGGGCTTCACCTGA
- the atzF gene encoding allophanate hydrolase, translated as MGAEQPETIAAIVAAHRAGIVTPAQTIARTYQRIRDHNDPALFISLRDEKDAVAEAERLSAKDAAGLPLYGVPVAVKDNIDALGFPTTAACPAFSYTPTHDSTAVERLRAAGAIIIGKTNLDQFATGLVGVRSPYGIPRNSIREDLIPGGSSSGSATAVGAGLVPLSLGTDTAGSGRVPAMLNNIVGLKPSLGMISTAGLVPACRTLDCISVFALTVDDAALALSVMAGPDQADPFSRDRPLGALTPFPSNMRLGVPRDGQLIFFGDKKAEAAYADALKRWTSLGATLVEFDLEPFYETARLLYEGPWVAERYLVIKNLLASAPDTIHPVTREITAGGARLTAADTFSALYRLQGLRKIAERTFANIDALVLPTAPTAYTTAQVLANPIELNSRLGTYTNFVNLLDLCGLAVPAAMRADGIPFGITLLAPAGRDALLASIGRVFHADTKLTVGAKGVPQAPLAPLPADGGDEIPIAVVGAHLSGMALNGELKALNGKLIEATSTTPDYKLYALQTTPPKPGLLRVEAGKGASIELEIWSLSSSALGRFVNAIPAPMAIGTVRLADGRSVKGFLVEPEVLGEARDITSYGGWRKFMAESATG; from the coding sequence ATGGGGGCTGAGCAGCCTGAAACGATCGCCGCGATTGTGGCCGCGCATCGCGCGGGCATAGTCACGCCGGCGCAGACGATCGCGCGGACCTACCAGCGCATCCGCGACCACAACGATCCCGCATTGTTCATCAGCCTGCGCGACGAGAAGGACGCCGTTGCGGAAGCCGAACGGCTGAGCGCGAAGGATGCCGCCGGCCTGCCGCTCTACGGCGTCCCGGTTGCGGTGAAGGACAATATCGACGCGCTTGGATTTCCGACCACGGCCGCCTGCCCGGCCTTCTCCTACACGCCAACCCATGACTCGACCGCGGTGGAGCGCCTGCGCGCGGCCGGGGCAATCATCATCGGCAAGACCAATCTCGACCAGTTCGCGACCGGCCTCGTCGGCGTGCGCTCACCCTACGGCATTCCCAGAAATTCGATCCGCGAGGATCTCATTCCCGGCGGCTCGAGCTCGGGATCCGCCACCGCCGTCGGCGCCGGCCTGGTGCCGTTGTCGCTCGGCACCGACACCGCCGGCAGCGGCCGCGTGCCGGCGATGCTCAATAACATCGTCGGGCTGAAGCCAAGTCTCGGCATGATCTCGACCGCGGGTCTTGTGCCGGCGTGCCGCACGCTCGACTGCATCTCGGTGTTCGCGCTGACGGTGGACGATGCCGCACTCGCGCTGTCGGTGATGGCCGGGCCCGACCAGGCCGATCCGTTCTCGCGCGACAGGCCGCTTGGCGCGCTCACGCCGTTTCCGTCCAACATGCGCCTCGGCGTGCCGCGCGACGGCCAGCTGATCTTCTTCGGCGACAAGAAGGCGGAGGCCGCTTACGCCGATGCATTGAAACGCTGGACGTCACTCGGCGCAACGCTGGTGGAGTTCGACCTCGAACCGTTCTACGAGACGGCGCGGCTGCTCTATGAGGGTCCCTGGGTCGCCGAGCGCTATCTCGTGATCAAGAATCTGCTAGCGTCCGCGCCCGATACGATCCATCCCGTCACGCGCGAGATCACCGCGGGCGGGGCGCGGCTCACGGCGGCGGACACCTTCTCCGCGCTCTATCGCCTGCAGGGCCTGCGCAAGATCGCCGAGCGGACGTTTGCCAATATCGATGCGCTGGTGCTGCCGACGGCGCCGACGGCGTATACGACCGCGCAGGTGCTGGCCAATCCGATCGAGCTCAACAGCCGGCTCGGCACCTACACCAATTTCGTCAATCTGCTCGACCTCTGCGGTCTTGCGGTGCCGGCGGCGATGCGCGCCGACGGCATTCCATTCGGCATCACGCTGCTGGCGCCCGCTGGACGTGACGCACTGCTCGCGAGCATCGGGCGGGTCTTCCATGCGGATACAAAATTGACCGTGGGTGCGAAGGGCGTGCCGCAAGCGCCGCTCGCGCCGCTTCCAGCAGATGGCGGCGACGAGATTCCGATCGCGGTCGTCGGCGCGCATCTTTCCGGCATGGCGCTGAACGGTGAATTGAAGGCGTTGAACGGCAAGCTGATCGAGGCGACCAGCACCACGCCGGACTACAAGCTCTATGCGCTCCAGACCACGCCGCCGAAGCCGGGCCTGCTGCGCGTCGAGGCCGGCAAGGGCGCGTCGATCGAGCTGGAGATCTGGTCGCTGTCGTCGTCCGCCTTGGGCAGGTTCGTCAATGCGATTCCGGCGCCGATGGCGATCGGGACGGTGCGGCTTGCTGATGGTCGCAGCGTGAAGGGATTTCTCGTCGAGCCGGAGGTACTGGGCGAAGCGCGTGATATCACCAGCTATGGCGGCTGGCGCAAGTTCATGGCGGAATCCGCGACGGGGTAG
- a CDS encoding GntR family transcriptional regulator, with amino-acid sequence MTLDDLPQGTLPAEPVVPRVDRALPSLQKVTRAEELRLQLADEIVRGALAPGSPLDETDIARRFSVSRTPVREALRQLVASGLVEARPHRGAVVAQPSIERLKSMFEAMAELEAMCAGLAAERMSAVERHGLEAVHEELRVLSYAGNPDRFHEVNERFHNAIYAGSQNGYIAEITLATRVRVQPFRRAQFRNLGRLAKSQAEHDRVVVAIMRGDKQGAAAAMRAHIELVRGEYEIYAVSV; translated from the coding sequence ATGACGCTTGACGATCTTCCGCAGGGAACACTGCCGGCCGAGCCGGTGGTGCCGCGCGTCGACCGGGCGCTGCCGTCGCTACAGAAGGTCACGCGTGCCGAGGAACTGCGTCTGCAGCTTGCTGACGAGATCGTGCGTGGAGCCCTGGCCCCCGGTTCCCCGCTGGACGAGACCGACATCGCGCGGCGCTTCAGCGTGTCGCGGACCCCGGTGCGCGAGGCGCTGCGCCAACTCGTGGCGAGCGGCCTGGTCGAGGCACGGCCGCATCGCGGCGCGGTGGTGGCGCAGCCTTCGATCGAGCGGCTGAAGAGCATGTTCGAGGCGATGGCGGAGCTCGAGGCGATGTGCGCCGGCCTTGCCGCCGAGCGCATGTCGGCCGTCGAGCGCCACGGTCTGGAGGCCGTGCACGAAGAGCTGCGGGTGCTAAGCTACGCCGGCAATCCCGATCGCTTCCACGAGGTCAACGAACGCTTCCACAACGCGATCTATGCGGGATCGCAGAACGGCTACATCGCCGAGATCACGCTGGCCACCCGCGTTCGCGTGCAGCCGTTCCGCCGCGCCCAGTTCCGCAACCTCGGCCGTCTCGCCAAGTCGCAAGCGGAGCACGATCGCGTCGTCGTCGCCATCATGCGCGGCGACAAGCAGGGCGCCGCCGCCGCCATGCGCGCGCATATCGAATTGGTGCGCGGGGAGTATGAGATTTACGCGGTGTCGGTGTAG
- the hpxZ gene encoding oxalurate catabolism protein HpxZ, translating to MEIDLPDVIAEVKAAFDRYEQALITNDVAVLGELFRDDPRTLRYGIGENLYGYAAISGFRAGRSPVGLNRRTAKTVITSYGRDTAVASTLFYRDTAPGKVGRQMQTWIRFPEGWRVVAAHVSIIDESKET from the coding sequence ATGGAGATCGATCTCCCCGACGTGATCGCGGAAGTCAAAGCCGCGTTCGATCGTTATGAGCAGGCGCTGATCACCAACGACGTCGCCGTGCTAGGCGAGCTGTTCCGCGACGATCCTCGCACGCTACGCTACGGCATCGGCGAGAACCTCTACGGCTACGCGGCGATCTCCGGCTTCCGCGCCGGTCGTTCGCCGGTTGGCCTCAACCGCCGTACCGCCAAGACCGTGATCACCAGCTACGGCCGCGACACGGCGGTCGCTTCCACCCTGTTCTATCGCGACACGGCTCCCGGCAAGGTCGGCCGGCAGATGCAGACCTGGATTCGCTTCCCGGAGGGCTGGCGCGTCGTCGCCGCCCATGTCAGCATCATCGACGAGTCGAAAGAGACCTGA
- a CDS encoding AtzE family amidohydrolase — MTAKPDLSAADIAKAVAGGKLSALDATEAALARIKQHDGALNAFTDVTAERARAKARAIDADIAAGKDVGPLAGVPFAVKNLFDVAGLPTRAGSKINRDRAPANRDATLIERMEAAGAVLVGALNMGEYAYDFTGENIHDGPSRNPHDTTRMSGGSSGGSGSAVGGALVPIALGSDTNGSIRVPSSFCGIFGLKPTYGRLSRARSFPFVASFDHLGPFARSVTDLALAYDAMQGPDADDAACTTRGLEPTTPLLANPVSDLRIAIAGGYFQKNVFPEAVEAVSRVAKALNATRVVEVPEAARARAAAYVISTTEGASLHLDRLRKRPSDFDPAVRDRLIAGAMVPAPLVDRAQKFRRWYRAQLAELFRSVDVLIAPATPCTAPKLGQVNFNLDSVELPVRANIGIHTQPISFIGLPVVAVPVPLEPLPIGVQIIAAPWREDIALRVAYALEKMGVVAAPAPRGL; from the coding sequence ATGACAGCCAAGCCAGATTTGAGCGCTGCCGACATCGCCAAGGCGGTGGCCGGCGGCAAACTGTCCGCGCTCGATGCGACCGAGGCCGCGCTCGCGCGCATCAAGCAGCACGACGGCGCCCTCAACGCCTTCACGGACGTCACCGCCGAACGTGCCCGTGCCAAAGCGCGCGCGATCGATGCCGACATCGCGGCCGGCAAGGACGTCGGTCCGCTCGCCGGCGTGCCTTTCGCGGTCAAGAACCTGTTCGACGTTGCGGGTCTTCCCACCCGCGCCGGCTCGAAGATCAATCGCGATCGCGCGCCGGCCAACCGCGACGCCACGCTGATCGAGCGCATGGAAGCCGCCGGTGCAGTTCTCGTCGGCGCGCTCAACATGGGTGAATACGCCTACGACTTCACTGGCGAGAACATCCATGACGGTCCCTCGCGCAATCCGCACGACACCACGCGGATGAGCGGCGGCTCGTCCGGCGGTTCTGGCAGCGCCGTCGGCGGCGCACTGGTGCCGATCGCGCTGGGCTCCGACACCAATGGGTCGATCCGCGTGCCGTCGTCGTTCTGCGGCATCTTCGGCCTGAAGCCGACCTATGGCCGGCTGTCGCGCGCGCGGTCCTTTCCGTTCGTCGCGAGTTTCGATCATCTCGGCCCGTTCGCGCGCTCCGTCACCGATCTCGCGCTCGCCTATGACGCGATGCAGGGACCGGATGCCGACGATGCCGCCTGCACCACGCGCGGTCTGGAGCCGACGACGCCGCTGCTCGCCAATCCGGTGTCGGACCTGCGCATCGCGATCGCCGGCGGCTACTTCCAGAAGAATGTTTTTCCGGAGGCGGTCGAAGCCGTCAGCCGCGTCGCCAAGGCGCTGAACGCCACGCGCGTGGTGGAGGTTCCCGAGGCCGCACGGGCCCGTGCGGCGGCTTATGTCATCTCCACCACCGAAGGCGCCTCGCTGCATCTCGACCGCCTCCGCAAGCGTCCGAGTGATTTCGATCCTGCCGTGCGCGACCGGTTGATCGCGGGTGCCATGGTGCCCGCGCCGCTAGTCGATCGCGCGCAAAAGTTCCGCCGCTGGTATCGCGCGCAGCTTGCCGAGCTGTTCAGATCGGTCGACGTGCTGATCGCGCCCGCGACGCCCTGTACCGCGCCGAAGCTCGGTCAGGTGAATTTCAATCTCGACAGCGTCGAGCTGCCAGTGCGCGCCAATATCGGCATTCACACCCAGCCGATCTCCTTCATCGGCCTGCCGGTGGTCGCGGTTCCCGTGCCGCTCGAGCCGCTGCCGATCGGCGTGCAGATCATCGCCGCGCCCTGGCGCGAGGACATCGCGCTGCGCGTCGCGTATGCATTGGAGAAGATGGGCGTCGTCGCCGCGCCCGCGCCAAGGGGACTTTGA
- a CDS encoding DUF4089 domain-containing protein, translated as MAEPLDDYIDAVSKALALPVEDAWRPAVRANLEVSLRLARLVDEFALPDETEPAPIFAV; from the coding sequence ATGGCCGAGCCGCTGGACGATTATATCGACGCCGTTTCCAAAGCGCTGGCGCTGCCGGTCGAGGATGCCTGGAGGCCGGCGGTGCGCGCCAATCTCGAGGTCTCGCTGCGGCTCGCCCGCCTGGTCGATGAATTCGCGCTGCCGGACGAGACCGAGCCGGCGCCGATCTTCGCCGTCTGA
- a CDS encoding dipeptide ABC transporter ATP-binding protein, translated as MTAQPLLDVQDLTVEFATRRGIVKAVQHVNISVAKGETLAIVGESGSGKSVTSYAVMRILDRAGKIAEGSVMFSGIDVKAATEDQMRDLRGREVSMIFQNPRAALNPIRKVGDQIEDVLRTHVQQAPVADRGERAIEALEQVKIARPRERYHAYPFELSGGMCQRVVIALALACNPQLLIADEPTTGLDVTTQKAVMDLIVELTKRKAMSTILITHDLGLAAAYCDRVVVMEKGRVVETAKAADIFANPQHPYTKKLMRATPRLGVSLRDLLPEEEGAALAAASPASVAPAAVSGAESQKPLLLIEKLVKEYPRQGATATLGKLFGRKPPVEPDVFRAVDGISFSIGHGESVGLVGESGCGKSTTSMMVMRLLDQTSGLIQFDGEDIGAIQPANFARLPQRSRIQMVFQDPTDSLNPRFTAARAIADPIMQLGDVRGRDALRDRCEELATMVGLPHNLLDRFPHQLSGGQKARVGIARAIALHPKLVILDEPTAALDVSVQAVVLNLLQDLKARLGMSYLFVSHDLNVVRLLCDRVIVMRSGRIVEEGSSERVLSDPQDDYTKELLTAIPHPPLPAH; from the coding sequence ATGACCGCCCAGCCGCTGCTCGACGTCCAGGACCTCACCGTTGAATTCGCCACCCGGCGCGGCATCGTCAAAGCCGTGCAGCACGTCAACATCTCCGTCGCCAAGGGCGAGACGCTCGCCATCGTCGGCGAGTCCGGTTCCGGCAAGTCGGTGACGTCCTATGCGGTGATGCGCATCCTCGACCGCGCCGGCAAGATCGCCGAGGGCTCGGTGATGTTCTCCGGCATCGACGTCAAGGCCGCGACCGAAGATCAGATGCGCGACCTGCGCGGCCGCGAAGTCTCGATGATCTTCCAGAACCCGCGTGCCGCGCTCAACCCGATCCGGAAGGTCGGCGACCAGATCGAGGATGTGCTGCGCACCCATGTGCAGCAGGCCCCGGTCGCTGATCGAGGTGAGAGGGCGATCGAGGCACTGGAGCAGGTCAAGATCGCCCGCCCGCGCGAGCGCTATCACGCCTATCCGTTCGAGCTGTCCGGCGGCATGTGCCAGCGCGTCGTCATCGCACTCGCGCTCGCCTGCAATCCGCAACTGCTGATCGCGGACGAGCCGACCACCGGCCTCGACGTCACCACCCAGAAGGCGGTGATGGACCTGATCGTCGAACTCACAAAACGCAAGGCGATGTCGACCATCCTGATCACGCATGATCTTGGCCTGGCCGCCGCCTATTGCGACCGCGTCGTGGTGATGGAAAAGGGGCGGGTGGTCGAGACCGCCAAGGCCGCCGACATCTTCGCCAACCCGCAGCACCCCTACACCAAGAAGCTGATGCGCGCGACGCCGCGGCTCGGCGTGAGCCTGCGCGATCTGCTGCCGGAGGAGGAGGGCGCTGCGCTCGCCGCCGCGAGCCCCGCGTCCGTGGCCCCGGCAGCCGTATCGGGTGCGGAGAGCCAGAAGCCACTCCTGCTCATTGAAAAGCTCGTCAAGGAGTACCCCCGCCAGGGCGCGACCGCGACGCTCGGAAAACTGTTCGGCCGCAAGCCGCCAGTGGAACCGGATGTCTTCCGCGCCGTCGACGGCATCAGCTTCTCGATCGGCCATGGCGAGAGCGTCGGCCTCGTCGGCGAATCCGGCTGCGGCAAATCGACCACATCGATGATGGTGATGCGGCTGCTCGACCAGACCTCGGGCCTGATCCAGTTCGATGGCGAGGACATCGGCGCCATCCAGCCCGCCAACTTCGCCCGGCTGCCGCAGCGCAGCCGCATCCAGATGGTGTTCCAGGACCCGACCGACAGCCTCAACCCGCGCTTTACCGCCGCGCGCGCCATCGCCGATCCGATCATGCAACTCGGCGACGTCAGGGGGCGCGATGCGCTCCGTGACCGCTGCGAGGAGCTGGCCACCATGGTCGGCCTGCCGCACAATCTGCTGGATCGCTTCCCGCACCAACTGTCAGGCGGCCAGAAGGCCCGCGTCGGCATCGCCCGTGCCATCGCCCTGCATCCGAAGCTGGTCATCCTCGACGAGCCGACCGCGGCGCTGGACGTATCGGTCCAGGCCGTGGTGCTGAACCTGCTCCAGGATCTCAAGGCCCGGCTAGGTATGAGTTATCTGTTCGTCTCGCATGATTTGAATGTGGTGCGCCTGTTGTGCGATCGTGTCATTGTCATGCGGTCGGGTCGAATCGTCGAGGAAGGCTCTTCCGAGAGGGTTTTGAGCGACCCGCAGGACGACTACACCAAGGAGCTGCTGACGGCGATCCCGCATCCGCCGTTGCCGGCTCACTGA
- a CDS encoding ABC transporter permease, translating into MSSVAPAVEPVGPARTSGLVAILEQTRYVLGENKVTGFAFALLVLILIAAIFGPYVVPYDPLASDTAAALKPPSMAHWFGTDQLGRDIFSRVVVATRLDTFIAVASVVLVFLMGGLAGIAAGYFGGWTDRIVGRIADTIMAFPLFVLAMGIVAALGNTVQNIILATAIVNFPLYARVARAEANVRRNAGFVQAARLSGNGEFRILLVHILPNIMPIMIVQMSLTMGYAILNAAGLSFIGLGVRPPTAEWGIMVAEGAGFMVSGEWWIALFPGLALMIAVFCFNLLGDGLRDIVDPQRRT; encoded by the coding sequence ATGAGCTCCGTTGCGCCTGCTGTTGAACCCGTCGGTCCCGCACGCACCTCGGGACTGGTCGCGATCCTCGAACAGACCCGCTACGTTCTCGGCGAGAACAAGGTCACGGGCTTCGCCTTTGCCCTCCTGGTCTTGATCCTCATTGCCGCGATCTTTGGCCCCTATGTGGTGCCCTATGATCCGCTGGCATCCGACACCGCCGCCGCGCTGAAGCCGCCGTCGATGGCACACTGGTTCGGCACCGATCAATTGGGGCGCGACATCTTCAGCCGCGTTGTCGTCGCGACCCGGCTCGATACGTTCATCGCGGTCGCCTCCGTCGTGCTGGTGTTCCTGATGGGCGGCCTCGCCGGCATCGCGGCCGGCTATTTCGGCGGCTGGACCGATCGCATCGTCGGCCGCATCGCCGACACCATCATGGCCTTCCCGCTGTTCGTGCTGGCGATGGGCATCGTCGCCGCGCTCGGCAACACCGTGCAGAACATCATCCTGGCCACCGCCATAGTGAACTTCCCGCTCTACGCCCGCGTCGCGCGCGCCGAGGCCAATGTCCGCCGCAATGCCGGCTTCGTGCAGGCCGCGCGGCTGTCGGGCAACGGCGAATTCCGCATCCTGCTGGTGCATATTCTCCCGAACATCATGCCGATCATGATCGTGCAGATGTCGCTGACCATGGGCTACGCCATCCTCAATGCCGCCGGCCTGTCCTTCATCGGCCTCGGCGTCCGTCCGCCGACGGCGGAGTGGGGCATCATGGTCGCCGAGGGCGCGGGCTTCATGGTCTCCGGCGAATGGTGGATCGCGCTATTCCCCGGCCTCGCGCTGATGATCGCCGTGTTCTGCTTCAACCTCCTCGGTGACGGCCTGCGCGACATCGTCGACCCCCAGCGGAGGACGTGA
- a CDS encoding ABC transporter permease, which yields MLTMIGKRLMFAIPSLIGVVIVTFLLTRALPGDPAAYFAGPAATKEAVEQIRKKLGLDRPLIEQFFRYTNDLAHGDFGNSLTTGQPVAAEIRNRLPASAELTLLGLIVSIVIAIPLGVLAATRPGSWVDHLCRITTTAGVSLPVFFTGLVLVYVFYFRLGWSPAPLGRLDVFYSAPPTITGFYLIDTLIARDFEAFRSALSQLILPATTLAIFSLAPIARMTRASMLAVLSSEFVRTARASGLSPATVIVTYAFRNAMLPVITTLSMVFSFLLGANVLVEKVFAWPGIGSYAVEALISSDFAPVQGFVLTMAVMYVLLNLVIDILYGVIDPRVRLEG from the coding sequence ATGCTGACCATGATCGGCAAGCGCCTGATGTTCGCGATCCCGTCGCTGATCGGCGTCGTCATCGTCACCTTCCTGCTGACGCGCGCATTGCCCGGTGATCCCGCCGCGTACTTCGCAGGTCCCGCCGCGACCAAGGAAGCCGTCGAGCAGATCCGGAAAAAACTCGGCCTCGACAGGCCGCTGATCGAGCAGTTCTTCCGCTACACCAACGATCTCGCGCACGGCGATTTCGGCAACTCGCTCACCACGGGACAGCCGGTCGCGGCCGAGATCCGCAATCGCCTGCCGGCTTCCGCCGAACTGACGCTGCTCGGCCTCATCGTCTCGATCGTGATCGCGATTCCGCTCGGCGTGCTGGCGGCGACGCGGCCGGGATCATGGGTCGACCATCTCTGTCGAATAACGACGACGGCCGGCGTCTCGTTGCCGGTGTTCTTCACCGGCCTCGTTCTGGTTTACGTCTTCTACTTCCGGCTCGGCTGGTCGCCCGCGCCGCTCGGCCGTCTCGATGTGTTCTACAGCGCGCCGCCGACAATCACCGGCTTCTATCTGATCGATACGCTGATCGCGCGCGATTTCGAGGCATTCCGCTCGGCGTTGAGCCAGCTCATCCTGCCCGCGACCACGCTCGCGATCTTCTCGCTGGCGCCGATCGCGCGCATGACGCGCGCCTCGATGCTGGCGGTGCTGTCGTCGGAGTTCGTCCGAACCGCGCGCGCCAGCGGCCTGTCGCCGGCGACCGTCATCGTCACTTACGCGTTCCGCAACGCCATGCTGCCCGTCATCACCACGCTCAGCATGGTGTTCTCGTTCCTGCTCGGCGCGAACGTGCTGGTCGAGAAAGTGTTCGCCTGGCCCGGCATCGGGTCCTACGCTGTGGAAGCGCTGATCTCGTCGGACTTCGCACCGGTGCAAGGCTTCGTGCTGACCATGGCGGTCATGTACGTGCTGCTCAATCTCGTGATCGACATTCTCTATGGCGTGATCGATCCACGCGTGCGGCTGGAAGGGTAG
- a CDS encoding ABC transporter substrate-binding protein — MKRRDFLKSVSGLAAGAALPAVPTVISSAYADARSETLLIVSEGGPNNLDIHGVGTNVPGYEVSWNCYDRLISHEMKAGPGGVPYYDRDKFKPELAEEFKIDDMSVTFKLRKNAKFHDGTPVTAKDVKWSLDRAVSVGGFPTFQMSAGSLTKPEQFVVIDDLTVRVDFLKKDRLTIPDLAVIVPCIVNSELVKKNASEKDPWGLEFTKQQTAGSGAYKVTKWTAGTEVIMERNDDWVCGPLPKIKRVIWRMVPQAGNRRALLERGDADISYELPNKDFQEMKANGKLNVVSLPFSNGIQYIGMNVTKPPFDNPKVRQAVAYALPYQKIMDAVMFGLANPMFGAAKDKPTEVAWPQPHKYNTDIEKAKALMAEAGLANGFETTISFDLNFAGVNEPLCVLVQESLAQIGIKTTINKVPGANWRTELNKKEMPLFTNVFSGWLDYPEYFFYWCYHGNNSVFNTMSYKSAEMDKLIDGARNAAATGDTATYEKDVKGFVDLAFTDIPRIPLYQPFVNVAMQKNISGYQYWFHRRLDYRALAKG, encoded by the coding sequence ATGAAGCGCCGCGATTTCCTCAAGTCCGTTTCCGGATTGGCCGCTGGCGCGGCGCTTCCGGCCGTCCCGACCGTGATCTCGTCCGCCTACGCCGATGCGCGGTCGGAGACGCTGCTGATCGTCTCGGAGGGCGGCCCCAACAATCTCGACATCCACGGCGTCGGCACCAACGTGCCCGGCTATGAGGTGTCGTGGAATTGCTACGACCGCCTGATCAGCCACGAGATGAAGGCCGGCCCGGGCGGCGTGCCCTATTACGACCGCGACAAGTTCAAGCCCGAGCTCGCCGAAGAGTTCAAGATCGACGACATGTCGGTCACCTTCAAGCTGCGCAAGAACGCCAAATTCCACGACGGTACGCCTGTTACCGCTAAGGACGTGAAATGGTCGCTGGACCGCGCCGTCAGCGTCGGCGGCTTCCCGACCTTCCAGATGAGCGCGGGCTCGCTGACCAAGCCGGAGCAGTTCGTCGTGATCGACGACCTCACGGTGCGCGTCGATTTCCTGAAGAAGGACAGGCTGACGATCCCCGATCTCGCGGTGATCGTGCCCTGCATCGTCAACTCTGAGCTGGTGAAGAAGAACGCCAGCGAGAAGGATCCCTGGGGTCTCGAATTCACCAAGCAGCAGACCGCGGGCTCCGGCGCCTACAAGGTGACGAAGTGGACCGCCGGCACCGAAGTGATCATGGAGCGCAACGACGACTGGGTCTGCGGTCCGCTGCCGAAGATCAAGCGCGTGATCTGGCGCATGGTGCCGCAGGCCGGCAACCGCCGCGCGCTGCTGGAGCGCGGCGACGCCGACATCTCCTACGAGCTGCCGAACAAGGACTTCCAGGAGATGAAGGCGAACGGCAAGCTTAACGTCGTGTCGCTGCCGTTCTCCAACGGCATCCAGTATATCGGCATGAACGTCACCAAGCCGCCGTTCGACAATCCCAAGGTCCGTCAGGCCGTCGCCTACGCACTGCCCTATCAGAAGATCATGGACGCCGTGATGTTCGGGCTGGCGAACCCGATGTTCGGTGCCGCGAAGGACAAGCCGACCGAAGTCGCCTGGCCGCAGCCGCACAAATACAACACCGACATCGAGAAGGCGAAGGCGCTGATGGCGGAAGCAGGTCTCGCCAACGGCTTCGAGACCACGATCTCGTTCGACCTGAATTTCGCCGGCGTCAACGAGCCGCTCTGCGTGCTGGTGCAGGAGAGTCTTGCGCAGATCGGCATCAAGACCACCATCAACAAGGTGCCCGGCGCCAACTGGCGCACCGAGTTGAACAAGAAGGAGATGCCGCTCTTCACCAACGTGTTCTCCGGCTGGCTCGATTACCCCGAATACTTCTTCTACTGGTGCTATCACGGCAACAATTCCGTCTTCAACACCATGAGCTACAAGTCGGCGGAGATGGACAAGCTGATCGACGGCGCGCGCAATGCGGCTGCGACCGGCGACACCGCGACCTACGAAAAGGATGTGAAAGGCTTCGTCGATCTCGCCTTCACCGACATCCCGCGCATCCCGCTGTACCAGCCCTTCGTCAACGTCGCGATGCAGAAGAACATCAGCGGTTACCAATACTGGTTCCACCGCCGCCTGGATTACCGCGCGCTGGCGAAGGGGTGA